A genomic region of uncultured Methanobrevibacter sp. contains the following coding sequences:
- the hmdC gene encoding 5,10-methenyltetrahydromethanopterin hydrogenase cofactor biosynthesis protein HmdC has product MYDLIKEAIVDDNAAIELSKIDKNVVEVVDAISELSLEDTMKLGMKFKRFPLGCDLTEAVVGTCASDLELMELLGNCRLSDMLGLPIHICAYAFADIAEKHGMRGIEVMRKVYDSVDVPLDLDHFGENGPMRLPPNIVGCGGECYNKGPVYKECPRDRIHERLIDKEKAEASDKEEWVKLSSSVAINLTSEQTGEGHAAPYKEAEDIANLAKEYQKGLEAIMFIGDGYDDLITGFEKAIGIGADVFVLEGGPYNAAKNPTEAFAKAVAASRILCPGKVVGTNGAYEHECRIGLRSGLNVIITGFPKNHHGYMCGYEPGNARRGKFGLPRIMQIMKEEVHNPNVQVPVLKEDLIPLTTAIKIAGRDYIYPRKIGAYTVGDAHWATLINSKMYKNLTLKNDLNDIVSSVNGNSVALLGGRFLSWVIANELDKHVDEIIISDADPWVQRMTVENLQDALNATVISGDGDVNSAKQADSAIISSTVPGISNKILDKVPNAFNIV; this is encoded by the coding sequence ATGTATGATTTAATTAAAGAAGCTATTGTTGATGACAATGCAGCTATTGAATTATCTAAAATAGATAAAAATGTGGTTGAAGTTGTTGATGCAATTTCTGAGTTGTCTTTAGAAGACACTATGAAGTTAGGGATGAAGTTTAAAAGATTCCCATTAGGCTGTGATTTAACTGAGGCTGTAGTTGGAACTTGTGCATCTGATTTAGAGTTAATGGAATTGCTTGGAAATTGTAGATTGTCTGATATGTTAGGTTTGCCTATTCATATTTGTGCATATGCATTTGCAGACATTGCTGAAAAACATGGTATGCGTGGAATTGAAGTAATGCGTAAAGTATATGATAGTGTTGATGTTCCTCTTGATTTGGATCATTTTGGTGAAAATGGTCCTATGAGACTTCCTCCAAATATTGTTGGTTGTGGTGGTGAATGTTATAATAAAGGACCTGTTTATAAAGAATGTCCGAGAGATAGGATTCATGAAAGATTGATTGATAAGGAAAAAGCAGAAGCTTCAGATAAAGAGGAATGGGTGAAATTATCCTCTTCAGTGGCTATTAATTTAACTAGTGAACAAACTGGTGAAGGACATGCTGCACCTTACAAGGAAGCTGAGGATATAGCTAACTTAGCTAAGGAATATCAAAAAGGCCTTGAAGCAATTATGTTTATTGGAGATGGTTATGATGATCTTATTACAGGATTTGAAAAAGCTATTGGGATTGGAGCTGATGTTTTTGTATTAGAAGGGGGTCCTTATAATGCTGCTAAAAATCCAACTGAAGCATTTGCAAAAGCAGTAGCTGCATCTAGAATTTTATGTCCTGGTAAAGTAGTAGGTACAAATGGAGCATATGAACATGAGTGTAGGATAGGTCTTAGATCAGGATTAAATGTTATTATAACAGGTTTTCCAAAAAATCATCATGGATACATGTGTGGATATGAACCGGGAAATGCTAGGAGAGGTAAATTTGGTCTTCCAAGAATAATGCAAATAATGAAAGAGGAAGTTCATAATCCTAATGTTCAGGTTCCTGTTTTGAAAGAAGATTTAATACCACTTACAACTGCTATTAAAATAGCTGGAAGAGATTATATTTATCCAAGAAAAATTGGTGCATATACTGTAGGGGATGCTCATTGGGCTACGTTAATTAATTCAAAAATGTATAAAAATCTTACTTTAAAAAATGATTTGAATGATATTGTAAGTTCTGTTAATGGAAATAGTGTAGCATTGCTTGGTGGAAGATTCCTTTCTTGGGTAATAGCTAATGAATTGGATAAACATGTTGATGAAATAATCATATCTGATGCAGATCCATGGGTTCAACGTATGACTGTTGAAAATTTACAAGATGCATTAAATGCAACTGTAATCTCTGGTGATGGTGATGTAAACAGTGCTAAGCAAGCAGATAGCGCTATAATTTCTTCAACTGTACCTGGTATTAGTAATAAAATTTTAGATAAAGTTCCTAATGCATTTAATATAGTATAA